In Lycium ferocissimum isolate CSIRO_LF1 chromosome 7, AGI_CSIRO_Lferr_CH_V1, whole genome shotgun sequence, the sequence AATTGAGATCTAAGTCAGCACAGGTAAATATCTCTTGCTTCCAATCCGGTCTTTTTGAATTCGACAAAGCAAAGGTTAATTCATCATATATGTGTACTTTTCTGAATGACCTTGTTGGTTTAAATTTAGGTCCAGGGTTTCTACTATTTTAATTTCGGTGTAAATCCTAATTAGGGGACAAGATGAAAGCTAATTAGAGCTACTTATCCCAATTGAGAAtggttttttgtttgttttagcTTTTAAGGATGATTTTAACAGAGTCATAtgttcaatttcatcaattgaCTTGTTTTGATAAGGTAGGATATGCTATTTTCTATCAGGAATAATACCAGGTAGCTTTGGATTCCAAGGTTTAGGCAGATTGGACTTGCCCCTCTGCTAGGATTTGAACCTTGGTTTCACAATTCCAACTATTCTACTAGTAGGATATGCCGACCCTGTTAGGAGCATCGGTTAAATTGTTTCTATTCCTAGCTTGTCcaataaagtttttttttttttttttttttgttaattagaATGTTTATTTTGCTCACCGCTGATATCTGTCGAGAAGTTAAGGTTTTAACTGACTCTGTGAAGAAATGTCAATCAGTTGAACAGTTGACTTGGTTGGGATTGGTAATTACACATTATCAATCAATAATTGACTGCTTCTTAATCCCAGCTAAATGGGGTTGCTGTTATGAATCCTTTTATACTGATTCAGAGGATTaatcataaataaattttttacatTGGAAAAATATCGCATCCCTCCTTTAGCTGTAGTATGTTGAGGAATAGCCTTAAGAGACTATCTATTGAATTTTGGAAGCATGGATGGATATACAGATACAGTAATACCTAATAGTTTATGCTGGATCATAGAAGTTCTATGCTAATGGCTTAGGTGGGAAACTTGAGGGATTATGCATCTATATGAGTCATTTCTTAGCCCCTTTTTCGGGGGTTGAATTGATATGTTGCAGTGTACTCAGCCATTAGTAGTAGTTGATGGGAGTTAACTTAATAAAACTTTAAACCTCAAGCGGGAAGGGGAAAGAACACTGTATATAGATGAGACCTTTATTTGTGAACTGAAGAGGAGAATATGATTTTCAGCTTTCTAGGCTTAGTGCAGTTATCTGGCATCAAGAGTTGAGTTCCCTTTTCGAAGATTTTTCACATCCGCCGATGTAATTATTTACAAGAAGACATAATGGAATGCTTGATTTTTTTGTCATGTGAGTATTAAAATGAGAGTACATTATTTGCTTGATTTTCTCTTCATCAGTGCGATGCTCCTCCTACTCCAGAAAGAACAGATAGAGAAGGGAGTTGCATGGTATCcctgatgttaaaaaaaaagcgTCACTTTAAAATTATATGAAGAGCTGGTGTTTCGGTTGTGCATTGATGATTAGTTGTAATtgattatttatcattttttcttCTGCCCATTTCAGAAGCAGTATTGGAGCATATAAGTTGAAATCAAGTGACTACAGCTCAACATGCCGAAAGATAGAAGGGTGAATTCTTCGTCCTTCAACGGGGCAAGGGCATCTCCTTATGCTTGCAGCTCAAAGAATTCTGACCTAGAGCTCAAGAGTTCCTTGCCACCAGTAGGGAATGAAAGAGAATGGGAAGAAGCTAGGTGCCCTATATGTATGGAGCATCCGCACAATGCTGTCCTTCTACTTTGTTCATCACGGGAAAAAGGTTGCCTTCCTTATATGTGTGACACAAGTTACCGTCATTCAAATTGTCTTGATCAATTTTGTAAACTATCATCTGGGACACACTCAGAAGATCAACAAGAGGGAGGTACTATATCAGGGACAATGTTCCACAGGGGAAGTCATGGACAACCTTCGTCACGAACAACCTGGTCTACTGGGGGACAGCAACCAGAGCTTGTCTGCCCTCTTTGCCGGGGACAGATTAAAGGATGGATTGTTGTAGAGGCAGCTCGTAAATTCATGAATTCCAAACAGAGGAGTTGTTCTTCGGAGGCGTGCAATTTCAATGGCAATTATGGTGAACTAAGAAAGCATGCCAGGCTTGAGCATCCTTCTGACAGGCCAGCCGTGGCTGACCCTCAACGACAGTTTGATTGGAGAAGGTTGGAGATTCAAAGAGACTTTGGGGATACTCTCAGTGCATATCAGAATCCATTTGGTGATGACATTCCTGAAGATGACTTCTTAAGTGATCTGCCTCTTGATGGTGGTCTATTTGACCTCCTAGACGGGTACTCTGAGGCTGAGGATGGATTAAGTGAAGACAGCAATTTATTAATGGATTTTGAATTTGAGCTCTCCTTTACTTTCCTGAAtgactttccctttttgccttTGACATTAGATGAGTTTTCAGACTTTGAGGGTGGGAGGACTGCTAGTCGATCGCAAACTAGTGCTAGATCCGAAAACAGGAGATCTAGGAGGTAAGCTTCATCAGATAATCACGAGGAAAGACCAGAAACTGGAGGAGACACAAATAGGTCATCAAGGCTCATGACAAGCTCCTTCAGGCGTTAAACCAGTGAATTAATGTTTTGGTTCTTCTAACTGTAGTGTGCAGCTTTTGCCTTTCAGGTTGAAGTTCTTTGGTTTTCGGGTATCTCGTCATCACTGGATGTGGAGGAATTTCCACGCCATAATTGCTGTTATTTGTACTCTCAAATGAACATTGCCATGCGTGCTCTTCATTCTTTTCCCTTCTTACTTTGATGCTTTTAGAACAGGTGTATGTGTATCCCCTCTCTCGAAACTAGCTGAACTTATGAAACATAAAGTGTGTTAAGATcatggtgggggtggggggtcgCAGCTTAAAGGATGTTAAGCTTAACCTTATGCTTTTAGCaaatcatttttccaacattATTTTTCGTAATTTTCCAGCTATGGCATGTGTTGCAGTATTGGACCAATATAACGTTTTCAACATTCATACGACAACAATATAGAAAAAACCACAACTACGATAATGAGATATAGGGTGTAGGAAGGTCGATCATTATAGGA encodes:
- the LOC132063714 gene encoding uncharacterized protein LOC132063714, with the translated sequence MPKDRRVNSSSFNGARASPYACSSKNSDLELKSSLPPVGNEREWEEARCPICMEHPHNAVLLLCSSREKGCLPYMCDTSYRHSNCLDQFCKLSSGTHSEDQQEGGTISGTMFHRGSHGQPSSRTTWSTGGQQPELVCPLCRGQIKGWIVVEAARKFMNSKQRSCSSEACNFNGNYGELRKHARLEHPSDRPAVADPQRQFDWRRLEIQRDFGDTLSAYQNPFGDDIPEDDFLSDLPLDGGLFDLLDGYSEAEDGLSEDSNLLMDFEFELSFTFLNDFPFLPLTLDEFSDFEGGRTASRSQTSARSENRRSRR